The genomic interval ACATTAAAGAACAGGAATTTCCTGGAAATCTTGGAGAGCAACCAATTAGACACTTTGTTGATATGACCAAAGCATTTTTACTTCCATCATCCAGAAAGCTATTGTCACCACATGAAAGTAATGATCTTGCTAGATCAGCTGATCATTTATATACTGTAAGACAGTTGTACGAGGCTGGAGTGAAGTTTAAGGTGAGATCATGCAAATGCTTGCTTGACCTAACAAGACACTTTGCTGATTTCGCCAGAGCATTTTTTCTTCCATCATCTAGAAAGCTGCTAGTGCTACCGcatgaaaataataatcttcCTAGTGCTGATCATTTATATTCGGCAAGCCAGTTGTATGAGGCTGGAGTGAAGTTTAAGGTGAGCTCAAGCAAATGCTTACTTGACTTGAAATTCACCAACGGAACTTTGGAAATTCcatgcatgaacatgtataATTCGACAGAGACTACTTATCGAAACATCATAGCATTTGAGCAATGCCATTATCCACATGATTCACATTTTACAGACTACATTGTGCTATTGACTTTCCTAATCAACACTCCCAAAGATGCAGATTTACTTATTAGAAAAGGAATCATCATTAATTGGCTTGCCAACAGCAATTCAGTGGCATCTTTTATCAATAATCTGGGGACGAATATTGTTTATTATAGCTGGAAAGGTGCTTATCGGGGTTTGTTTCGAGATTTGAATGCATTCTATAGCAACACTAAGCATACTTGGAAGGCTACCTTGAAACGTGATTATTTTGGCACTCCTTGGAAAATAGCTTCTACTGTAGCTGCTGTTACCTTATTGCTGCTCACTCTCGTACAAACTATATGCTCCATCATCCAAGTTGTGAAGATGTGAAGAAGCTTTGTGCATAAAATCTGGTAGgacatcacattttattttactcctcacgtttagaaattaatttgttagaTTGCTAGTAATAGCTTCGAAAATTTGAACATAGTATGCACAAAGATAAGTACTGCTTGAAATAATATGCCTTATCATCACTTTCTTCATCTATTAGTAACATAGGCTCAGCTCTGAATGCTGTATGAATACACCCACATATTTACAGAACATATACAGCACTAATATCTTCTAACCTCACCACATCTTCATTCTTTACTATGTTCTTCATTTGCTGAGTTACAGATTGCTCTCTGATTTTCCAAACAACACCCCCCCCTTGCATTTGCGAGAACCACATGAGAGGCCATGGATTCTATGGTGATTTCTTTGTTGCTAAGTTGTGTTTTTCTCATTACTTACTCGGACAAGTTCTATGGCTGCCAGTGTGGTTCTATGAAATACCTGAACCCAAGGTCGTGTACAACATACGCTCAGAATAAACAAACTCATAGCTCGATGTTCTCCCATCCGTGATTTACATGATGTCCGGTGAATTATGTGATGTCAATTTTCTCTTTGCAATGAAGTTTGGTCAAAGAGGATCCAGACTTAGTTCGATTgttaaattatgaatttttttgcaGGAACACTTATATGGGCTGAGAATGGAGAAAAGCAATAGGAGATTAATTAGCTAATGATAGATCATGATATGAATTTCATGCAACAAGAGTGAAGGTCATGCTAGCTATCAACCCGATGGATTCGAATGAAGTGATTTTGTGTGTCTTTGTTTCTTATTAACATACAATTTTATAgctttgttattatatattgataCTGTTGGGATAATGGGCTTGTCTTCAcgagaatttatttatatttgctcTCATAAGTAATTATCTAGttatatttctatataataaattcttttttattgtcaatTACGGAACGGAGAAAAttacatttgaacataaaaagTGAGGCCATTCAAATATTGGCTAAAAAACCATTcgattgtttattttaatttgtctaagttttaataatagaatgttcagttttaaaaataatggaaaaattacaatatctatTTGCATAAAGATTTGGggatcaaattattattattgttttgttttaaaatagaattattggTGTTCGAACAATTATTAGGGCTAAAGAAATTTCGTCGAATGTTATTGTTGGCTTTTGAACAGGttgaaaaaaacataataattgacatttttttccataaaatttataattttactataATAGTAATAGATAAACACACATAAGTattcataattttcattcatAATTGTTCAAAGTCAGGACGTTGTTGTTCATAAAATGAAATACGGGAAACAAATATTTTGAGACTTCctttaattttccatttttactGAACAACCAAGTAGAGGGCGTAGACCGGACCAATTAAGCCCGGTGAGAACCCAAGGCCTTAAAGTTATTTGGCTTTCTCAGTGGAGTCTccaccactacaagaaaaacctCCTTTACCGGCGATGTATGTAATTGCTGGTGATGTTGAACCCTGAAACCGAGCCTTTTCTCTCTGCATTTATGGCCCCTTTTGGGGGAAAATGAAGTGGGATCTATTAGCACAGTACTGTCCTCAATTGAAACGTTATACTTAAGATCATAACTTCAATTAAAAACCCCTTTAGTTTAAAGTTAGTTATAGGGTATTTCGAATATGATCCATTTTTGTAGTTGATATTCATATATCTATGTTCTTGCTAGTTGGGGGAACTCAAGTTCTTTCTAGTACTGGTCAATTAAACAGCTGAGCAGAGGCAAAAATTTCCCTTAGGGTTTCAAGATCTATAATACTTGTCAATACCTTAAGCCATTGACAAGTTTTCTGTACTAAATATTTAGGCAAACATTAGTCTATACATTGGGGAACTCAAGTTCTTTCTGCATATAGAGATTAATTTTGGgttccaatataatatatatatatatatatatatatcaattaattaatttatcacaGCAAACTATATACAAATGCGAGTAGGGGTGTATATATAAGTAGGTATGTATTTCAGTTTGTATGACAACTATTTCTAATTTCTGTTTGTGATCAACCAAACATTTATCTTTGTATATGATCTATAAACATATACTGTTAAGAATAACATATTACTAGGCTTTTTGTGTTATTACTTTTAAGAATGAAGCTAAAGTATATGATTCAGCTATACCAACATATTTGTGTTATTACTTCTAATATTTAGTCTATAAAGCCACCACCCGGCCAATtttgtaattactaattaaatgaaaactaaataatatttCGCACAAAGAGTTAATTTTATCaactaaattataatacatcAATCCAGAAATAAAATCCTTGTTTAAAGTCTgaatttactaaaatataattagtgtTTGAATGGCAATATCAGTGTTTgcatttctttttggtttgtgGGTATATGGAGTTAACGATGACTTGTATTTTGTCTGTGGGACGACATTAATGCCTAATGGTTTGAATGGCAATTGCCAATTTGCTGTCAAGCCGCCTAACCAAGAGTACCTTGGCTACTTCGACATTGGATCATGTATTAATATTGCGAAATACGTTGACAACGTCGAGGATGCTCAGAATTG from Juglans microcarpa x Juglans regia isolate MS1-56 chromosome 4S, Jm3101_v1.0, whole genome shotgun sequence carries:
- the LOC121261916 gene encoding UPF0481 protein At3g47200-like, whose amino-acid sequence is MEKSTSDDQEIQQKVETASVTNGNQKHAEIQQWGQEATNTLSSGNGNQHRDQLLNSIKEMAASLEPPLSANECCIYRIPTCLRKLNEEAYTPQVISIGPFHHGSKILEPMEKLKLKYFQRFLRQIDFNIEILVNAIKLNEESVRSCYAETIKFSSDDFVKLILVDGIFIIELFYEIWFKGSDRVIRENHILLNPISWQEIMLDLELLENQLPFFALEILFSLACAPDDEHPSFTSLAIDVLEYIKEQEFPGNLGEQPIRHFVDMTKAFLLPSSRKLLSPHESNDLARSADHLYTVRQLYEAGVKFKVRSCKCLLDLTRHFADFARAFFLPSSRKLLVLPHENNNLPSADHLYSASQLYEAGVKFKVSSSKCLLDLKFTNGTLEIPCMNMYNSTETTYRNIIAFEQCHYPHDSHFTDYIVLLTFLINTPKDADLLIRKGIIINWLANSNSVASFINNLGTNIVYYSWKGAYRGLFRDLNAFYSNTKHTWKATLKRDYFGTPWKIASTVAAVTLLLLTLVQTICSIIQVVKM